The Alteribacter populi genomic sequence GGTCAACGATTTAGAATTTGAAGACGGTGAAAAGCTTTTAAGACATGCAAGACCTATGGCGGAAAGAACTGCTTCCTTAAAAAAGCGAGCTAAACAATTAAACATTCCTGTTCTATATGTGAATGATAATTACGGACGATGGCAGTCAGATTTTCAAACACTGGTCAATCACTGTTTAACAGAAAATGTAAGGGGGAAAGAAATTACAGAACTTCTCATCCCGGAGGAAGACGATTACTTTGTCTTAAAACCACAATTCTCTGCGTTTTTTAATACACCATTAGACTTGCTTTTGGAGTACCTTAACGTGAAATCGCTCATTATTTCAGGATTAGCGGGTAATATGTGTGTTCACTTTACTGCAAATGATGCGTATATGCGCGGCTATAAACTGTACATTCCCTCCGATTGTGTCGCTTCGAACCATGAGGAAGATAATCGTGAAGCTCTTAACTTGATGGAGCATGTCCTAAATGCTGAAACAACACGGTCAGACAAAATGGATTTAGAAGCAATCAAATATTACTGGCGAGACCAAGCATAAAAACAACGTAAAGAAAAAGCTCAAAACAAATATCATTCCAATTTAAAAGACCTCAAGGTTTTTTTCCTCGAGGTCTTCCCTCTAATTATCATGCTAACCGAAAAACGATACCGTGACCGCCTTTTGGATATTCCCATTTGATGTTATTAGTTGGACAACCGATTCGACAGCTGCCGCATTCGTGACAGCCTTCATAGCCGACATGCATCCGGGTTCCTTCCCATTTGTAAACATCAGCTGGGCAAAATATTGTACAGTCTTTATCCGGACATGATGTCAAACAGACATTATGATCTTTTACTTCTAAGTGGGATTGCGTATCACACCGAAAACGGACGAGGTACTGCTTTTCTTCAATCGTTTTCGCCACTATTTCATCACCCTCCATGCGCGGTATAAATCTTTAGCTACACCAATTTTTCCTTTTCCCTCTGTAAAACTCCGTAAAATCTTTCCCTGCTTCTCTTTTTTCGACTTCCCATCTACGGTAAAAAATGAACTCGCAGCTCTATTCATCATTGGGACGTAGTCTGCCATATATTGTGGATGTTCTTCAAACGTATGAGTGACATCTTTGTATTTTTTCAAATCTTTGCCGATAAAGCTGTTATAAAGATTTTTTCGATACGTATCTAACGTTCTTTCGGTAAAATCGTTCAATTCTTTTGCCTGTACTATCGCTTCAGCAGCCATCTTTCCTGAACTCATTGCCATGTTCGACCCTTCGCGGTGGATCGCATTCACAAACTGAGCTGCATCGCCTACAATCATAACGCCGTCGCCAACTAATCGTGGAACAGACTTGTAACCGCCTTCAGGAATGAGGTGGGCTAAATATTCAGAGGTTTCCCCACCTTCAATATAAGGACTGACCATCGGATGGTCTTTTACATACTCTAATAGGTGGTATGGCTTAATCTTTTTCTTGATCATCCCCGATAACGTCGTACCGACACCAATGTTTAAACTATCTTTGTTCGTATACAAAAAAGCGGTTCCTAATAACCCCTGGGTAGAATCACCAAAGATTTCTACGGAAACCCCTTGGTTATCAGAAACGTTAAATCGTTCGTTAATTGTCTTTTTAGGAAGTTTTAACACTTCCATGACTGTTAAGGCTACTTCATCAGGCCGCCACTCCTTATGAAAGCCGAGGCTTTTTCCTAAGAGTGAATTGACTCCATCTGCTAATACTACAACATCAGCATATAAATCCCCATCAGGACGGTCTGTTCGAACCCCCACCACTCTACCGTCTTCAACAATACACTCTAATACGACTGTTTCATTGATAAGTAAAGCTCCTTGCTCCACTGCTTTGTCTGCGAACCAACGATCAAATTTTGCACGAAGTACAGTAAAGTTGTTAAACGGTTCTTTTCCCCATTCGAGTCCTTTATAGCTTGTCGTAACCATCGATTCTTTATCTAAAAACCAAAAACGCTGTTCCACCACGGGACGTTCTAATGGCGCTTCTTTCCAAAACTCAGGAATAATTTCTTCCATTTGCTTACGATATAATATTCCACCCATCACATTTTTGGAACCCGGGAATTCACCTCGTTCGATTAATAGCACATTTAGTCCTTTTTTTGCTGCCGTGAACGCACAACTTGTTCCAGCAGGGCCTGCCCCGACAACGATCACATCAAATTTTTCAGCCATGGCTCGTCACTCCTTCTTCATCCTGTTTCGCTAAACTAGATTTTGACGGCTCCTTAAGTGCTTCCTGAAATGCTGATGTTAATAAAGGGGTAACTTCAAAGGCATCCGCTATGATTCCATAGTGAGCAGCTTGAAAAATGGGTGCATCCGGATCGGTATTGATCGCAATGATAAGATCAGAGTTTTGCATGCCGACAAGGTGCTGGATTGCACCTGAGATTCCTATGGCAATATAGACTTTCGGAGTGACTGTTATCCCTGTTTGCCCTACTTGGTGATCGTGACTACAGATCCCGGCTTCTACAACATCACGGCTTGCTCCTAATGAGGCGTTAAGCGTTTCTGCTAACTCTTTGACCATCGCAAAACCTTTTTCATCTTTAATCCCTTTACCTGCCGATACAATGACACTAGCCTCTTCCAAATTAACGGATTTTTTTGTGTCTTTAACAATGCGAACTACTTTCGTTTTCAAGTCTTCTTCACGTACGTCAATGAACTCCTCAACAACCTCTCCACTTCTTCCAGGCTCAACTGGAAGTCTTTTGATAACTTTCGGACGGATCGTTGCCATTTGCGGACGATGCTTCTTACACAAAATCGTCGCCATAATGTTGCCTCCAAAGGCAGGACGACTAGCTTCAAACAATCGTTTATCTACGTTTACATCCATGAGTGTCGTATCTGCAGTAAGTCCGCACAAAACTTCAGTTGCAACAGCACTCGCAAGGTCTTTCCCGTTCGACGTAGCCCCGTACAAGAAAATTTCCGGTTTATATTTTCTCACTAAGTCACCAACGGCCATCATGTACGTCTCTGTCCGATACAATTGTAAAACTGGATCATCAATCACATAAACTTTATCAGCGCCTGCTTCAAAAATAGTTTTTGTTAGACTCTTTACTTGATCACCTAAAAGAACCCCACAGAGCTCGACTTCTAACTTGTCAGCTAAATCTCTTCCAGCTGCCAAAAGCTCTAACCCTACTTCAAGTAAGACCCCTTCCTTTTGTTCAATAAAAACCCATACGCCCCGATAATCATCCAAGTTCATTTTCAAATCCATCTCCGCCTTTCCGTGGCAAGCTTTGTTACCTTAATTTAGGAGTCGAACAATTCACGCTGTTCTAACAAAATGTTCACCACTTCTTTCACTTGCGCCTCAGCATCTCCATTAATCATTTGAGCTCCTTTACTCTTTTCAGGAGGCCACATCTTTCCAACAATCGTAGGAGAGCCCTTAAGACCAAGCTGTTTAATATCAACATCTTCAAGGTCATCAACCGTCCAAACATTCGGCTCATAACGTGTCGCCCTCAGCATATTAGGTAAAGGTGAGTAGCGAACTTCATTGATTGCTTTTTCTACCGTTAATAAACAAGGAAGAGGAGAGTGAATGAGTTCATACCCTTCTTCTACTTTTCTGTGGACACGAATCGTTTGTTTTTCAAGATTCATTTCTGCGACTTTGATTACACACGTCAACGGTGGAATCCCAAGTCTTCTTGCTACACCTGGGCCTGTTTGTCCGGTATCGCCGTCAATCGCGTGCTTACCGCAAAGAACGAGGTCAACACCCTGGTCTGTTTGAATTTTTTCAATCGCCTTAAACAGTGCGTAGCTCGTTGCCAACGTATCCGCCCCAGCAAACCGACGATCAGATATAAGAATTCCTTCATCGGCGCCAATTTCTACACATTTACGAATTGCATTTCGAGCTTGAGGTGGCCCCATCGACAGAACCGTTACTTTTCCTCCATGGACCTCCCTCAAACGAACAGCTTCTTCTACCGCATGAGCATCATAGGGATTTAAAATCGCAGGAGCACTCGATCGGTCAAGCGTATTCGTTTTCGGATTGACTTTAATGATTTTCGTATCTGGCACTTGCTTAATACACACAAGAATATGCATCCCCGTCCCACCTTTCTCTTTTTTATGTATGTGACCGTTCAAAATTCGCCTTTGCTCAA encodes the following:
- a CDS encoding electron transfer flavoprotein subunit alpha/FixB family protein, which produces MNLDDYRGVWVFIEQKEGVLLEVGLELLAAGRDLADKLEVELCGVLLGDQVKSLTKTIFEAGADKVYVIDDPVLQLYRTETYMMAVGDLVRKYKPEIFLYGATSNGKDLASAVATEVLCGLTADTTLMDVNVDKRLFEASRPAFGGNIMATILCKKHRPQMATIRPKVIKRLPVEPGRSGEVVEEFIDVREEDLKTKVVRIVKDTKKSVNLEEASVIVSAGKGIKDEKGFAMVKELAETLNASLGASRDVVEAGICSHDHQVGQTGITVTPKVYIAIGISGAIQHLVGMQNSDLIIAINTDPDAPIFQAAHYGIIADAFEVTPLLTSAFQEALKEPSKSSLAKQDEEGVTSHG
- a CDS encoding ferredoxin family protein, which produces MEGDEIVAKTIEEKQYLVRFRCDTQSHLEVKDHNVCLTSCPDKDCTIFCPADVYKWEGTRMHVGYEGCHECGSCRIGCPTNNIKWEYPKGGHGIVFRLA
- a CDS encoding FAD-dependent oxidoreductase, whose translation is MAEKFDVIVVGAGPAGTSCAFTAAKKGLNVLLIERGEFPGSKNVMGGILYRKQMEEIIPEFWKEAPLERPVVEQRFWFLDKESMVTTSYKGLEWGKEPFNNFTVLRAKFDRWFADKAVEQGALLINETVVLECIVEDGRVVGVRTDRPDGDLYADVVVLADGVNSLLGKSLGFHKEWRPDEVALTVMEVLKLPKKTINERFNVSDNQGVSVEIFGDSTQGLLGTAFLYTNKDSLNIGVGTTLSGMIKKKIKPYHLLEYVKDHPMVSPYIEGGETSEYLAHLIPEGGYKSVPRLVGDGVMIVGDAAQFVNAIHREGSNMAMSSGKMAAEAIVQAKELNDFTERTLDTYRKNLYNSFIGKDLKKYKDVTHTFEEHPQYMADYVPMMNRAASSFFTVDGKSKKEKQGKILRSFTEGKGKIGVAKDLYRAWRVMK
- a CDS encoding electron transfer flavoprotein subunit beta/FixA family protein, producing the protein MHILVCIKQVPDTKIIKVNPKTNTLDRSSAPAILNPYDAHAVEEAVRLREVHGGKVTVLSMGPPQARNAIRKCVEIGADEGILISDRRFAGADTLATSYALFKAIEKIQTDQGVDLVLCGKHAIDGDTGQTGPGVARRLGIPPLTCVIKVAEMNLEKQTIRVHRKVEEGYELIHSPLPCLLTVEKAINEVRYSPLPNMLRATRYEPNVWTVDDLEDVDIKQLGLKGSPTIVGKMWPPEKSKGAQMINGDAEAQVKEVVNILLEQRELFDS
- a CDS encoding cysteine hydrolase family protein gives rise to the protein MVDKNENPHVTEYDHVALLLIDVVNDLEFEDGEKLLRHARPMAERTASLKKRAKQLNIPVLYVNDNYGRWQSDFQTLVNHCLTENVRGKEITELLIPEEDDYFVLKPQFSAFFNTPLDLLLEYLNVKSLIISGLAGNMCVHFTANDAYMRGYKLYIPSDCVASNHEEDNREALNLMEHVLNAETTRSDKMDLEAIKYYWRDQA